The following are from one region of the Cyanobium gracile PCC 6307 genome:
- a CDS encoding potassium channel family protein, which yields MIRPLAAPATPDGLLRRRHRFYRRLLFLCLLVMLSLAFPQTLRLAGSVGYFLITLLTTVELGGFLAGSVARDSGDRLYLVLGGANLVAQLYWLLTPESRRLSGVPLLLITTLFIGWSLVRLVRTLGREPRATRPVVVGAVAGYLLLGLSGGLVLSVLETIQPGSFLANTADGQAAIVRSHAGVAAHSVWELDFARINYFAFVSLTTTGYGDITPALPPARMASVVLGIAGPLYIAVILGVLISRFAAPEEGDSGD from the coding sequence GTGATCCGACCTCTGGCAGCCCCCGCCACGCCGGACGGTCTGCTGCGGCGACGGCACCGCTTCTACCGCCGGCTGCTGTTTCTGTGCCTGCTGGTGATGCTGAGCCTGGCGTTTCCCCAGACGCTGCGCCTGGCCGGGTCGGTGGGCTACTTCCTGATCACGCTGCTCACCACCGTCGAGCTGGGGGGTTTCCTCGCCGGTTCGGTGGCGCGTGACTCGGGTGACCGTCTGTACCTGGTGCTGGGAGGCGCCAACCTCGTCGCCCAGCTGTACTGGCTGCTGACCCCCGAGTCGCGGCGCCTGTCCGGGGTGCCCCTGCTGCTGATCACCACGTTGTTCATCGGCTGGAGCCTGGTGCGACTGGTGCGGACCCTGGGCCGGGAGCCCCGGGCCACCCGGCCGGTGGTGGTCGGGGCGGTGGCCGGCTATCTCCTGCTCGGACTCAGTGGTGGTCTGGTGCTGAGCGTGCTGGAAACGATCCAGCCCGGCAGCTTCCTGGCCAACACCGCCGATGGCCAGGCCGCCATCGTTCGCTCCCATGCGGGGGTGGCCGCCCACAGCGTCTGGGAGCTGGATTTCGCCCGCATCAACTACTTCGCCTTCGTGAGCCTGACCACCACCGGCTACGGCGACATCACCCCGGCCCTGCCTCCGGCGCGGATGGCCAGCGTGGTGCTGGGGATCGCCGGGCCGCTCTACATCGCCGTCATCCTGGGGGTGCTGATCAGCCGATTCGCGGCCCCGGAGGAGGGTGACTCCGGCGACTGA
- a CDS encoding HdeD family acid-resistance protein, translating to MSVPASPTLRWVTAGLLLMAAVLCLALPFVSATLLTIALGGVSVAAGASQLLRLTSADDTRSKVFRAISGVLYVVGGIGLVAFPVASTVSLTLFIGVLLAVEGVMELAGAAAGAGPARGLVLLDGIVTVVLGGMLIAEWPSDSIWAIGTLFGFGLAFSAFNLITAAPPAAEG from the coding sequence TTGTCCGTCCCCGCTTCCCCCACCCTGCGCTGGGTCACCGCCGGTCTGCTGCTGATGGCGGCCGTCCTCTGCCTGGCGCTTCCCTTCGTGTCGGCCACCCTGCTGACCATCGCCCTCGGTGGGGTGTCGGTCGCGGCGGGCGCCTCCCAGCTGCTGCGGCTCACCTCGGCCGATGACACCCGCAGCAAGGTGTTCCGCGCCATCTCCGGGGTGCTGTATGTGGTGGGCGGCATCGGCCTGGTGGCCTTCCCGGTGGCCAGCACCGTGAGTCTGACCCTGTTCATCGGCGTCCTGCTGGCCGTCGAGGGGGTGATGGAGCTGGCGGGCGCCGCCGCCGGTGCCGGGCCGGCCCGGGGCCTGGTGCTGCTCGATGGCATCGTCACCGTGGTGCTCGGGGGAATGCTGATCGCCGAGTGGCCCTCCGACAGCATCTGGGCGATCGGCACCCTGTTCGGCTTCGGCCTGGCCTTCTCCGCCTTCAACCTGATCACCGCCGCCCCGCCCGCCGCCGAGGGCTGA
- the ggt gene encoding gamma-glutamyltransferase — translation MSVALRGAAGAALLLLAVPVAQAQAQAPAALAAPESNVLLEGEQRFRPLWSARGLVAAQEPLASAAGAAILRQGGNAVDGAVATAFALAVTLPQAGNLGGGGFLLLWLPGPSPARQRGCLAGAAAGTNAAGPELAIGGGTAVAVNFRETAPAAATATMFLGPDGQVDRARATRSLLSTAVPGSVAGLALAQRCYGRLPLAQVMAPAIRLAVDGFPVSRELSDSLAAAAPRLQTDTVSRSLFLPPPVPGTRLRQRELAASLRRIAAEGENGFYRGPVADALVVAMERGGGLISHNDLRAYRAQLVRPLRREFRGHPVLSMPPPGGGLTLLQLLGILEPFDLAASGLNAAASLHPMAEAMNLAYRDRNALLGDPDQVPVPVERLLSPAHLDALRRRIDPQRHTPAPGLEAAAATEGTNTTHLSVADRQGGLAALTTTLNFPYGNGITVPGMGFLLNNEMDDFTALPGSANAFGLRQGSANAIAPGRRPLSSMAPTLVFRPDGRPWIATGSPGGSRIITTVLQVLLNRMVHGLNLAGAVATPRIHSQLWPDRIDLEQGVSPDTRRLLEAMGHSVRQSPSMGAANSVEVLEGGGSLGAVDPRRAEGPAVAE, via the coding sequence GTGAGCGTGGCTCTCCGGGGGGCCGCCGGGGCGGCGCTGCTGCTGCTGGCCGTGCCGGTGGCCCAGGCCCAGGCCCAGGCGCCTGCCGCGCTCGCCGCGCCGGAAAGCAATGTGCTGCTGGAGGGTGAGCAGCGCTTCCGGCCGCTGTGGTCGGCCCGGGGGTTGGTGGCGGCCCAGGAGCCGCTGGCCTCGGCGGCGGGGGCGGCGATCCTGCGCCAGGGGGGCAACGCGGTGGACGGGGCGGTGGCCACCGCCTTCGCCCTGGCGGTCACCCTGCCCCAGGCCGGCAACCTGGGCGGCGGCGGCTTCCTGCTGCTCTGGCTGCCCGGCCCCTCGCCGGCCCGCCAGCGGGGCTGCCTGGCCGGGGCTGCCGCTGGCACCAATGCTGCCGGGCCCGAGCTGGCCATCGGCGGCGGCACCGCGGTGGCGGTGAACTTCCGCGAGACGGCCCCGGCGGCGGCCACGGCCACGATGTTCCTGGGCCCCGATGGCCAGGTCGACCGGGCCCGCGCCACCCGCAGCCTGCTCAGCACCGCCGTGCCCGGCAGCGTCGCCGGCCTGGCCCTGGCCCAGCGCTGCTACGGCCGCCTGCCGCTGGCCCAGGTGATGGCGCCGGCGATCCGGCTGGCGGTGGACGGGTTCCCGGTGAGCCGCGAGCTGAGCGATTCCCTGGCCGCCGCCGCCCCGCGGCTGCAGACCGACACCGTCTCCCGAAGCCTGTTCCTGCCGCCCCCGGTGCCGGGCACACGGCTGCGCCAGCGCGAGCTGGCGGCCAGCCTGCGGCGCATCGCCGCCGAAGGGGAGAACGGCTTCTATCGGGGGCCGGTGGCCGACGCCCTGGTGGTGGCCATGGAGCGGGGCGGTGGCCTGATCAGCCACAACGACCTGCGCGCCTACCGCGCCCAGCTGGTGCGGCCGCTGCGGCGCGAGTTCCGCGGCCATCCGGTGCTCTCGATGCCGCCGCCCGGCGGCGGGCTCACCCTGCTGCAGCTGCTGGGGATCCTCGAACCCTTCGACCTGGCGGCCTCCGGCCTGAATGCCGCCGCCAGCCTCCATCCCATGGCCGAAGCCATGAACCTGGCCTACCGCGACCGCAACGCCCTGCTCGGCGACCCCGACCAGGTGCCGGTGCCGGTGGAACGGCTGCTGTCGCCGGCCCATCTCGACGCCCTGCGCCGCCGCATCGACCCCCAGCGCCACACCCCGGCCCCGGGGCTGGAGGCGGCCGCCGCCACAGAAGGCACCAACACCACCCACCTCTCGGTGGCCGACCGCCAGGGCGGGCTGGCGGCCCTCACCACCACCCTCAACTTCCCCTACGGCAACGGCATCACGGTCCCGGGGATGGGCTTCCTGCTCAACAACGAGATGGACGACTTCACTGCCCTCCCGGGCAGCGCCAACGCCTTCGGCCTGCGCCAGGGGTCGGCCAACGCCATCGCCCCCGGCCGGCGGCCGCTCAGCTCGATGGCCCCCACCCTGGTGTTCCGCCCCGATGGCCGCCCCTGGATCGCCACCGGCAGCCCCGGCGGCAGCCGCATCATCACCACCGTGCTCCAGGTGCTGCTCAACCGGATGGTGCATGGCCTCAACCTGGCGGGCGCCGTCGCCACGCCCCGGATCCACAGCCAGCTGTGGCCTGATCGGATCGATCTGGAGCAGGGCGTCAGCCCCGACACCCGGCGCCTGCTGGAGGCCATGGGACACAGCGTGCGCCAGTCCCCGTCCATGGGGGCCGCCAACAGCGTCGAGGTGCTGGAGGGCGGCGGCAGCCTGGGGGCGGTGGATCCCCGCCGGGCCGAGGGCCCGGCCGTGGCCGAATGA